A region of Scleropages formosus chromosome 2, fSclFor1.1, whole genome shotgun sequence DNA encodes the following proteins:
- the spata2 gene encoding spermatogenesis-associated protein 2: MDAKLREDLFKKYVQSLERRLEEEEEEDGGGHRPAYDGGLLSAAAAWLGACQVDPVQRFRIMRFYEVAENALLTLRGSNLQALETAFTMLETICTNLLLFPWKKEFRCIKTFTGPYVYNLQTAICDSDLRLLLRSMGYSREELQFHTRDQSGSALHLRQLAFELFLARAECKLLGEVVALAGGSATELEAVEVRRGSREDAAGCAEALRRRDALAGEVSRLSVRQEEADRTHLRRGSRPSKSVDVTDGAGHWHPASKPVLKPSLSLRKEPLFVDAEEEMQDEIIRPNTSLLSIGTFPSYSPVADFFPVQSPPAEPYAYHLSSLDEIDLYTERGAGRQTPSRPPSREPRDVRETWGLKGHSSPALCVKCQGCGMGCSSLTSCQKCDMILCPACHAADPSPCCGLQDYPKTSHPLDGYLPPKEKSSVYSSVHSQPPEKPLMATKLFPSKPVISSNSSMGAGGSRCGFCNKPGATHTCMNCSKVSCDTCMSLYANDVCSRKNLHHNFVPNHQLNYKSSSISHLVYR; this comes from the exons ATGGATGCTAAGCTGCGAGAGGACCTGTTTAAGAAGTATGTCCAGTCTCTGGAGCGGcggttggaggaggaggaggaagaggatggaGGAGGGCACAGGCCAGCCTATGACGGAGGCTTATTGTCTGCAGCAGCTGCCTGGCTGGGTGCCTGTCAGGTGGACCCAGTTCAGCGGTTTCGCATCATGCGCTTCTATGAGGTGGCAGAGAATGCCCTTCTGACTCTGAGAGGCTCCAACCTCCAAGCCTTGGAGACAGCATTTACCATGCTTGAAACCATCTGCACCAACCTCTTGCTCTTCCCCTGGAAGAAGGAATTCCGTTGCATTAAG ACCTTCACTGGCCCCTATGTGTACAACCTTCAGACTGCTATCTGTGACTCAGACCTGCGCTTGCTGCTGCGCTCCATGGGTTACTCCCGTGAGGAGCTCCAGTTCCATACCCGCGACCAGTCAGGCAGTGCTTTACACCTACGACAGCTGGCTTTTGAGCTCTTCTTGGCCCGGGCAGAGTGCAAGCTCCTCGGGGAGGTCGTTGCGCTGGCTGGGGGCTCCGCAACGGAGCTTGAGGCAGTAGAAGTACGACGGGGAAGTCGGGAGGATGCAGCAGGGTGCGCCGAGGCGCTGAGACGCAGGGATGCTCTCGCTGGGGAGGTATCGCGACTCTCTGTGCGGCAGGAGGAGGCAGATCGTACCCACCTGAGAAGAGGCAGCCGGCCCTCCAAGTCTGTTGACGTGACAGACGGTGCGGGACACTGGCACCCAGCCAGCAAGCCTGTACTCAAGCCCTCACTAAGCCTTCGCAAGGAGCCGCTTTTTGTGGACGCAGAGGAGGAAATGCAGGATGAGATCATCCGCCCCAACACCTCCCTCCTCTCCATAGGGACCTTTCCCTCATATAGTCCTGTGGCAGACTTTTTCCCCGTTCAGTCTCCACCGGCAGAGCCCTATGCCTATCACCTGTCCTCTCTGGATGAAATTGACCTGTACACCGAGCGGGGTGCAGGTCGACAGACTCCATCCCGGCCGCCTAGCCGCGAACCTCGTGATGTTCGGGAGACCTGGGGCCTGAAGGGCCACAGCAGCCCAGCTCTCTGCGTGAAGTGTCAAGGCTGTGGTATGGGCTGCTCTAGTCTCACATCGTGCCAGAAATGCGACATGATCCTGTGCCCTGCATGCCATGCAGCAGATCCCTCGCCTTGCTGCGGTCTGCAGGATTACCCCAAAACATCTCACCCTCTGGATGGTTACCTTCCGCCAAAGGAAAAATCGTCAGTCTACTCCAGTGTTCACTCCCAGCCACCAGAGAAGCCACTGATGGCGACCAAGCTATTCCCTAGCAAGCCTGTCATctccagcaacagcagcatggGTGCAGGAGGCTCGCGTTGTGGTTTCTGCAACAAGCCGGGTGCCACGCACACCTGTATGAATTGCTCTAAGGTGTCTTGTGACACTTGCATGAGCCTGTATGCTAACGACGTGTGTAGCCGCAAGAACTTGCACCATAACTTTGTGCCCAACCATCAGCTCAACTACAAGTCCAGCTCCATATCTCATTTGGTGTATCGATAG
- the rnf114 gene encoding E3 ubiquitin-protein ligase RNF114, with protein sequence MATFATQGKKSAADGDGEGDLSEFICPVCLEIFERPVKTQCGHTFCTSCLQECLRPQKPVCAVCRAPLDQWARAMDIEELIQNSVGACKGCGTEVRLSQMRGHTASCSKYQEYIDEGVRSTAKSQPAIVSSVPNRYTFSCPYCNCRNLDQDGLVEHCTSQHSRDTRHVVCPICASMPWGDPNYRSADFFQHLKIRHTFSYDTFVDYAADEHTMIQEALQRSLTDK encoded by the exons ATGGCCACGTTCGCGACACAGGGCAAGAAAAGCGCCGCCGATGGGGATGGAGAGGGAGATCTCTCCGAATTTATCTGCCCCGTCTGCCTGGAGATATTTGAGCGACCAGTGAAGACACAGTGCGGCCATAC GTTCTGCACTAGCTGCCTGCAGGAATGCCTGCGGCCCCAGAAGCCTGTGTGCGCTGTGTGCCGGGCACCACTTGACCAGTGGGCCAGGGCCATGGACATTGAGGAGCTGATCCAGAACTCCGTGGGAGCCTGTAAGGGCTGTGGGACAGAG GTGCGCCTGTCCCAGATGAGGGGCCACACTGCCTCCTGCTCCAAGTACCAAGAGTATATCGATGAAGGGGTTAGAAGCACTGCCAAGTCCCAGCCTGCCATAGTCAG CTCAGTGCCAAACCGGTACACGTTCTCCTGTCCATATTGCAACTGCCGGAACCTGGACCAAGACGGGTTGGTGGAGCACTGCACGTCCCAGCACTCCAGAGACACGCGTCACGTG GTGTGCCCGATCTGTGCCTCAATGCCCTGGGGTGACCCAAACTACCGGAGTGCCGATTTCTTCCAGCACTTAAAAATCAGACATACCTTCTCTTACGACACTTTTGTG GATTACGCTGCAGACGAACACACTATGATCCAGGAGGCTCTGCAGCGCTCCCTGACGGACAAATGA